A window of the Chloroflexus sp. Y-396-1 genome harbors these coding sequences:
- a CDS encoding GDP-mannose 4,6-dehydratase — MRVLITGITGPVGSFLADYLLTVPGLEIHAFKRWRSDPRPIEHLLGKITIHEGDIEDAFSVDRAVATARPDRIFHLAAQSYPSASWDAPILTMRANVEGTLNLLEAARRHVPHARIHIAGTSAEYGPVRPDEVPIREEHPLRPASPYGVSKVAAELSGLQYHTSYGMHVIVTRSFNHVGPRQGDRCSIQTFCRQMALIEAGKQAPVMYVGNLSPKRDFTHTRDVARALWLLIEHGAPGEVYNLCSGQAIRIGDIVDMVVAMGRVPVTVQVDPSRLRLVDEPILQGDNRKLRAATGWQPEIGIEQIVAEVLDYWRQQLAITDGR, encoded by the coding sequence ATGCGGGTCTTGATTACCGGTATTACCGGACCGGTGGGAAGTTTTCTGGCCGACTATCTGTTAACCGTTCCTGGCCTAGAGATACATGCCTTTAAGCGTTGGCGGAGCGATCCGCGACCGATTGAGCATTTGCTGGGAAAGATCACCATTCACGAAGGTGACATTGAAGATGCGTTTTCGGTAGATCGAGCAGTTGCTACCGCCCGTCCAGATCGAATTTTTCACCTGGCGGCCCAGAGCTATCCGAGTGCTTCATGGGATGCACCAATTCTAACCATGCGGGCAAATGTCGAGGGCACATTGAACCTGCTCGAAGCAGCGCGTCGTCATGTTCCCCATGCCCGTATCCACATTGCCGGCACCAGTGCCGAATATGGGCCGGTACGGCCTGACGAAGTACCAATACGCGAGGAACATCCGCTACGCCCGGCCAGCCCGTATGGGGTGAGCAAAGTCGCCGCCGAATTGAGCGGTCTTCAATATCACACTAGTTATGGGATGCATGTGATCGTTACCCGATCGTTCAACCATGTTGGGCCGCGGCAGGGCGATCGCTGCTCGATCCAAACGTTCTGCCGTCAGATGGCCCTTATCGAGGCTGGGAAACAGGCGCCGGTTATGTATGTCGGTAATTTATCACCGAAGCGTGATTTTACCCATACTCGCGATGTAGCACGTGCCCTCTGGCTGCTCATCGAACACGGCGCGCCAGGCGAAGTGTACAATCTATGCTCAGGGCAGGCTATCAGGATCGGTGATATTGTTGATATGGTGGTTGCGATGGGGCGTGTACCGGTCACAGTGCAGGTTGATCCCTCTCGCCTGCGACTGGTCGATGAGCCCATCTTGCAAGGCGACAATCGCAAACTTCGGGCTGCCACCGGTTGGCAACCTGAGATTGGCATTGAGCAGATCGTTGCCGAAGTGCTTGACTACTGGCGTCAGCAATTGGCTATCACCGACGGGCGATAA